The Geobacter sp. AOG2 genome includes a window with the following:
- a CDS encoding lipoprotein, producing MKRISGILALLALAGLTGCATKGYVQTQVDPLAERIGKLEAAVSRLNGVTDNDAAAIKAANDKAQQALDLSNKAVVDVVKADGDVRNAEAAAMRAETAALRAEKAAGDAEKAAGDAEKAAGEARQGAQKSEKIFELEQKK from the coding sequence ATGAAGCGGATCAGCGGAATTCTTGCCTTGCTTGCACTTGCCGGCCTGACCGGCTGCGCAACCAAGGGGTATGTCCAGACCCAGGTCGATCCCCTGGCCGAGCGCATCGGCAAGCTCGAAGCGGCCGTTTCCCGGCTCAACGGGGTGACGGACAACGATGCGGCGGCCATCAAGGCGGCGAACGACAAGGCGCAGCAGGCCCTCGATCTTTCCAACAAGGCGGTGGTCGATGTGGTGAAGGCGGACGGCGATGTCAGGAACGCCGAGGCTGCGGCCATGAGGGCCGAGACAGCGGCCTTGAGAGCCGAGAAGGCCGCCGGTGACGCGGAAAAAGCCGCCGGCGACGCGGAGAAGGCTGCCGGCGAAGCCCGGCAGGGGGCGCAGAAATCGGAAAAGATCTTTGAACTTGAGCAGAAGAAATAG
- a CDS encoding L,D-transpeptidase family protein, whose product MSRRNSLVPDGRTSPRPGPPSGRCGVHALFRPGLVRTLAVLFIVGGAGHGQTHASGAEVVFSQGAGGAVAVHTVAPGESLVELARRYDVGFNEITAANPRIDPFIPAVGTPVTIPGSALLPDVPVHSGIVVNLAEMRLYSFPPRAGDAVDTFPVGIGDEGWDTPTGTYTIIQKIADPAWHVPPSIRRQRPELPPVVPPGPDNPLGARALRLSLGTVLIHGTNHPYGIGRKVSHGCIHLYPEDIDRLFRKVSVGTRVTIVRQPVKAAVVNGRLLVEVHDEAGCDLEQEVIDLLAEKALLARADLAKLAAAAKARSGMPTDITRT is encoded by the coding sequence TTGAGCAGAAGAAATAGCCTGGTTCCCGACGGGCGCACCTCCCCCCGTCCGGGGCCGCCGTCCGGTCGCTGCGGGGTTCATGCCCTGTTCCGGCCGGGTCTTGTGCGCACCCTGGCGGTTCTTTTCATTGTCGGCGGGGCGGGTCACGGGCAAACCCACGCGAGCGGTGCGGAAGTTGTCTTCAGCCAGGGCGCGGGCGGGGCGGTCGCGGTCCACACCGTCGCCCCCGGCGAATCCCTGGTCGAGCTGGCGCGGCGCTATGATGTGGGCTTCAACGAGATCACCGCCGCCAATCCCCGGATCGATCCCTTTATCCCCGCGGTGGGGACCCCGGTCACGATACCGGGGAGCGCGCTTCTGCCGGACGTCCCCGTGCACAGCGGGATTGTGGTCAACCTGGCGGAGATGCGCCTCTACTCCTTCCCCCCCCGTGCCGGAGATGCGGTGGATACCTTCCCCGTCGGCATCGGCGACGAGGGGTGGGATACCCCCACCGGGACGTACACGATCATCCAGAAGATCGCCGACCCGGCCTGGCACGTGCCCCCCTCCATCCGCAGGCAGCGCCCCGAGCTTCCCCCGGTCGTACCCCCCGGTCCCGACAACCCCCTCGGCGCCCGCGCCCTGCGTCTTTCCCTCGGCACCGTGCTCATCCACGGCACCAACCACCCCTACGGCATCGGTAGAAAGGTCAGCCACGGCTGCATCCACCTGTATCCCGAAGATATCGACCGGCTGTTCCGCAAGGTGTCCGTCGGGACCCGCGTCACCATCGTCCGGCAGCCGGTCAAGGCCGCCGTGGTGAACGGGCGGCTCCTGGTGGAGGTCCATGATGAGGCGGGGTGCGACCTGGAGCAGGAGGTCATCGATCTGCTTGCGGAGAAAGCCCTGCTGGCGCGGGCCGACCTGGCGAAGCTGGCGGCGGCGGCGAAGGCCAGGTCGGGGATGCCGACGGATATAACGAGGACCTGA
- a CDS encoding PAS domain S-box protein — MDRLLHQVVNDAPDAILVADREGVIRFWNRGAEQIFGYSSAEAVGQSLDLIIPENLRARHWDGYRRVIASGETKYKTGLLSSPGVRKDGARVSLEFSMVLLRDAAGRMEGCASIMRDVTERWKKEKETRERLAACEARAA, encoded by the coding sequence ATGGACAGGCTACTGCACCAGGTGGTGAACGATGCGCCGGACGCGATCCTGGTCGCGGACCGGGAGGGGGTTATCCGTTTCTGGAACCGCGGGGCGGAGCAGATCTTCGGCTATTCTTCCGCCGAGGCCGTGGGGCAATCGCTCGACCTGATCATCCCGGAAAACCTGCGCGCCCGGCACTGGGACGGCTACCGGCGGGTGATCGCCTCCGGCGAGACGAAGTACAAGACCGGGCTGCTCTCGTCGCCGGGCGTGCGCAAGGACGGCGCCCGCGTTTCCCTGGAGTTCAGCATGGTCCTGCTGCGCGACGCCGCCGGGCGCATGGAGGGGTGCGCCTCCATCATGCGGGATGTGACGGAGCGGTGGAAGAAAGAGAAGGAGACGAGGGAACGTTTGGCCGCCTGCGAGGCACGGGCGGCGTGA
- a CDS encoding tautomerase → MPHLQFEFNRSLTDAQKGAFAQQVRTLFSQVMDTGTDHISISIREFGTYNLSIGRVKEPEKGVAVVNADIREGRTMEKRRALTLGFMELINRSFNIPVTNMYVTLTEHKGEDFHLFEKYLASWQTGEDPLADLK, encoded by the coding sequence ATGCCGCATCTACAATTCGAATTCAACCGGAGTCTGACGGACGCGCAAAAAGGCGCTTTCGCCCAGCAGGTCCGCACCCTTTTCTCCCAGGTCATGGATACGGGAACCGACCATATCAGCATCTCCATCCGGGAATTCGGCACCTACAATCTGTCCATCGGCCGGGTCAAGGAGCCTGAAAAGGGCGTTGCCGTCGTGAATGCGGATATCCGCGAAGGGCGGACCATGGAGAAACGCAGGGCCCTTACCCTGGGATTCATGGAACTCATCAACAGGTCGTTCAACATCCCGGTGACGAACATGTACGTCACCCTCACGGAACACAAGGGCGAGGACTTCCACCTTTTCGAGAAATACCTTGCGAGCTGGCAGACCGGGGAAGACCCGCTTGCGGATCTGAAATAA
- a CDS encoding FG-GAP repeat protein, which translates to MKRIQNCLAIGALIAVVATLAACGGGGGGGGGGGTGGTGSTTLTAPTLTLTPQSVKTFHFTWTGGSGATEYRLLENPDGSSGYTQVGAPAVTATSYDLAASLPGRINASYILRACNSDACTDSAPVAVSGTLAAAVGYVKASNTRAQSFFGYSIALSADGGTMAVGAIGESSGATGIGGDQSDTSAVGSGAVYVFTRSGLAWSQQAYVKASNTGVSDNFGSSIALSADGGTMAVGAVGESSSATGIDGNQADNSAVGSGAVYVFTRSGAAWSQQAYVKASNTGAGDGFGIGVALSGDGGTLAVGAAYEGSSATGIDGNQADNSASQSGAVYVFTRSGAAWSQQAYVKASNTEAGDWFGTSVALSGDGATLAVGAVGESSSATGSDGNQADNSAVGSGAVYVFTRSGAAWSQQAYVKASNTGADDRFGYSAALSGDGATLAVGAAYEDSSATGIGGNQADNSAGQSGAAYVFTRSGAAWSQQAYVKASNTGTGDLFGYSIALSSDGATLAVGAIGESSSATGIGGTQTDNSNYINSGAAYVFTRNGTAWSQQAYVKASNTGKDDWFGGSIALSGDGGTLAAGAIHEHGGATGIGGNQADISASNGGAAYLY; encoded by the coding sequence ATGAAACGAATACAAAATTGTCTGGCAATCGGAGCGCTTATCGCTGTTGTCGCAACTCTGGCCGCATGCGGCGGCGGCGGCGGCGGTGGCGGCGGCGGGGGAACCGGGGGCACCGGAAGCACCACGTTGACCGCGCCGACCCTGACGCTGACCCCGCAAAGCGTCAAGACCTTTCACTTCACCTGGACCGGCGGCAGCGGCGCGACCGAGTACCGGCTGCTGGAAAACCCCGACGGCAGCTCCGGCTATACCCAGGTGGGCGCCCCCGCCGTCACCGCCACCAGCTACGACCTGGCGGCCTCCCTGCCCGGCCGCATCAACGCCAGCTATATCCTGCGGGCGTGCAACAGCGACGCGTGCACCGACTCCGCGCCGGTTGCCGTCAGCGGCACCCTGGCCGCCGCGGTCGGTTATGTGAAGGCCTCCAACACCAGGGCCCAAAGTTTCTTCGGTTACAGCATCGCCCTTTCCGCCGACGGCGGCACCATGGCGGTCGGGGCGATAGGTGAGTCCAGCGGCGCCACCGGTATCGGCGGCGACCAGAGCGATACCTCGGCCGTCGGCAGCGGCGCGGTGTATGTCTTCACCCGCAGCGGCCTCGCCTGGAGCCAGCAGGCCTATGTGAAGGCCTCCAACACCGGGGTGAGCGACAACTTCGGCAGCAGCATCGCCCTGTCCGCCGACGGCGGCACCATGGCGGTGGGGGCGGTAGGCGAGTCCAGCAGCGCCACCGGTATCGACGGCAACCAGGCCGACAATTCGGCCGTCGGCAGCGGCGCGGTGTATGTCTTTACCCGCAGCGGCGCCGCCTGGAGCCAGCAGGCCTATGTAAAGGCCTCCAACACCGGGGCGGGCGACGGGTTCGGCATCGGCGTCGCCCTGTCCGGCGACGGCGGCACCCTGGCGGTCGGGGCCGCCTATGAGGGCAGCAGCGCCACCGGCATCGACGGCAACCAGGCCGACAACTCGGCCAGTCAAAGCGGCGCGGTGTATGTCTTTACCCGCAGCGGCGCCGCCTGGAGCCAGCAGGCCTATGTGAAGGCCTCCAACACCGAGGCGGGCGACTGGTTCGGCACCAGCGTCGCCCTGTCCGGCGACGGCGCCACCCTGGCGGTCGGGGCGGTCGGCGAGTCCAGCAGCGCCACCGGCAGCGACGGCAACCAGGCCGACAATTCGGCCGTCGGCAGCGGTGCGGTGTATGTCTTTACCCGCAGCGGCGCCGCCTGGAGCCAGCAGGCCTATGTGAAGGCCTCCAACACCGGGGCGGACGACCGGTTCGGTTACAGCGCCGCCCTGTCCGGCGACGGTGCCACCCTGGCGGTCGGGGCGGCCTATGAGGACAGCAGCGCCACCGGCATCGGCGGCAACCAGGCCGACAACTCGGCCGGTCAAAGCGGCGCGGCCTACGTCTTCACCCGCAGCGGCGCCGCCTGGAGCCAACAGGCCTATGTCAAGGCCTCCAACACCGGGACGGGCGACCTGTTCGGCTACAGCATCGCCCTGTCCAGCGACGGCGCCACCCTGGCCGTGGGGGCGATAGGGGAGTCCAGCAGCGCCACCGGCATAGGCGGCACCCAGACCGACAATTCTAACTACATTAATAGCGGCGCGGCCTACGTCTTCACCCGCAACGGCACCGCCTGGAGCCAGCAGGCCTATGTGAAAGCCTCCAACACCGGGAAAGACGACTGGTTCGGCGGCAGCATCGCCCTTTCCGGCGACGGCGGCACCCTGGCGGCCGGGGCCATCCATGAGCACGGCGGCGCCACCGGCATCGGCGGCAACCAGGCCGACATCTCGGCCAGCAACGGCGGAGCGGCGTACCTCTACTAA
- a CDS encoding GNAT family N-acetyltransferase, producing the protein MEFDIRFDCNGVDWPLVAETLEKVGMAHFEPDAHRRAFEASHTVVFAYHGGRLVGFGRAISDGVYQAAVYDVAILPEFQGKGLGRAIMTNILSRVSHCNVILYASIGKEAFYRTLGMRTMKTGMALFKNSEAMAVKGFTD; encoded by the coding sequence ATGGAATTCGACATCAGATTTGATTGCAATGGGGTGGATTGGCCGCTGGTCGCGGAAACCCTCGAAAAAGTCGGCATGGCGCACTTCGAGCCGGACGCCCACCGAAGGGCGTTCGAGGCAAGCCATACGGTCGTGTTTGCCTACCACGGGGGCCGGTTGGTCGGTTTTGGCCGGGCCATCTCCGATGGGGTCTACCAGGCGGCCGTCTATGATGTGGCCATACTGCCGGAATTCCAGGGCAAGGGCCTGGGCCGCGCCATAATGACCAACATCCTTTCCCGCGTCTCCCACTGCAATGTCATCCTGTACGCCTCCATCGGCAAAGAGGCGTTCTACCGCACCCTCGGCATGCGCACGATGAAGACCGGCATGGCGTTGTTCAAGAATAGCGAGGCAATGGCTGTGAAAGGATTTACCGATTGA
- a CDS encoding bifunctional helix-turn-helix transcriptional regulator/GNAT family N-acetyltransferase — MLGKNCWQSNLSLLQAHILTYLERNGATSFFELCKQLNIEKASLSRALNALEAKEYLAMIKSPADKRQKQLSLLPHGRDMLAKANHAADREVSALLDGLDGHEIGIILDGLRLLRMKAFRRNFVESGMRLTLERMQPTYRDEAIAFMADVFSKEQGIPEDLIPIPREYPVQWWCARAGEYVVGVVACWNEQGQWHWGRFAVEPKFRGLGVGKQLARYSLDDFFCHTGDSLVSDARDTTVAILTNLGAKIRAQASDFYGMPVTPVTLDKSDFYRAAANTGGT, encoded by the coding sequence TTGCTTGGCAAAAATTGCTGGCAGTCGAACCTGTCCTTGTTGCAGGCGCATATATTGACCTACCTGGAGCGCAACGGCGCCACATCTTTTTTCGAATTGTGCAAACAGCTGAATATCGAAAAGGCGTCGTTAAGCAGGGCGCTTAACGCTCTGGAGGCAAAAGAGTATCTCGCCATGATCAAAAGCCCTGCCGACAAACGGCAAAAACAGCTTTCTCTTCTTCCGCACGGCAGAGACATGCTTGCGAAGGCAAATCATGCCGCCGACCGTGAGGTTTCGGCACTATTGGATGGACTCGACGGGCACGAGATTGGGATCATTCTGGACGGGTTGCGCCTGCTGCGCATGAAGGCGTTCAGGCGAAATTTTGTCGAAAGCGGAATGCGCCTGACGCTTGAGAGGATGCAACCGACATATCGCGATGAAGCTATTGCGTTTATGGCCGATGTTTTCTCGAAGGAACAGGGTATTCCCGAAGATCTCATACCTATTCCCCGTGAATATCCCGTGCAATGGTGGTGTGCTCGCGCCGGCGAGTATGTTGTCGGTGTCGTCGCGTGCTGGAACGAACAGGGGCAATGGCACTGGGGGAGGTTTGCGGTCGAACCAAAATTCCGCGGCCTGGGGGTCGGAAAGCAGCTCGCCCGTTACTCGCTCGACGATTTCTTCTGTCATACCGGCGATTCGCTTGTCAGTGACGCCCGCGATACCACGGTCGCGATCTTAACGAATCTGGGCGCAAAGATACGTGCCCAAGCCTCCGATTTCTACGGGATGCCGGTCACACCGGTAACACTCGATAAATCCGACTTTTACCGGGCCGCCGCCAACACAGGGGGTACCTGA
- a CDS encoding thymidylate synthase, whose translation MIRAFSGKTADDVWRQAISTLQSDELSSFEQSRLGAMREILHANLYIENPRQRWVTSRLPAMNPAFAIAEVFWILSGSNDASFINFWNPALPKFVGNFEKYHGAYGYRIINHFGVNQLERAYHALKKNPTSRQVVIQIWDAKSDLPNEDGVPVSLDIPCNLFSMLKIREGKLEWTQVMRSNDLYRGTPYNIVQFTMLQEILAGWLDLKLGGYYQISDSLHIYEKDCIELKASIKKSNIENSDNLSISKNEFDIIFKILLDKFIILSKKYLSISEFKQVVETNNIPDSYRNLLLTVAVDSARRRGYFPEMNLLLDQFTNPMLFLLSNSWIERFKKGNKRGSSLHPTQKEKI comes from the coding sequence ATGATAAGGGCCTTTTCTGGAAAAACTGCTGATGACGTTTGGCGTCAGGCAATCAGCACATTGCAAAGTGACGAACTGAGTTCTTTTGAGCAAAGCCGTTTGGGAGCAATGCGTGAAATTCTTCATGCAAACTTGTACATAGAGAATCCAAGACAACGATGGGTTACCTCAAGATTGCCTGCGATGAACCCCGCCTTTGCAATTGCTGAAGTGTTTTGGATATTGTCAGGCAGCAACGATGCTAGCTTTATAAATTTTTGGAATCCTGCGTTGCCCAAATTTGTGGGAAACTTCGAAAAATACCACGGAGCATACGGATATAGAATAATAAACCACTTTGGCGTTAACCAGCTTGAACGTGCTTATCATGCCTTAAAAAAGAATCCTACCAGCAGGCAAGTCGTGATCCAGATTTGGGATGCCAAATCAGATTTGCCAAATGAAGACGGTGTTCCTGTTTCGTTAGATATACCGTGTAACTTGTTTTCAATGTTGAAGATCAGAGAGGGTAAGTTGGAATGGACGCAGGTGATGCGCAGCAACGATCTTTACAGAGGAACCCCATACAATATCGTTCAATTTACGATGCTACAGGAAATACTTGCAGGGTGGCTTGATTTAAAATTAGGCGGTTATTATCAAATTAGTGATAGTCTCCACATATATGAAAAGGATTGTATTGAATTAAAAGCTTCAATTAAAAAATCAAATATTGAAAACTCTGATAATTTATCAATTAGTAAAAATGAATTCGATATTATTTTTAAAATATTGCTGGATAAATTTATTATTTTATCAAAAAAATATTTAAGTATTTCTGAGTTCAAACAAGTGGTAGAAACAAACAATATTCCAGATTCTTATAGAAATTTATTGTTGACTGTTGCTGTTGATAGCGCGCGTAGAAGAGGTTATTTTCCAGAAATGAATCTATTATTGGATCAGTTTACAAATCCAATGCTTTTTTTATTATCTAATTCATGGATTGAGAGATTTAAGAAAGGAAATAAGCGAGGGTCAAGTCTACATCCTACACAAAAAGAGAAAATCTAG
- a CDS encoding nucleotide kinase domain-containing protein, with translation MIRKRSPEQYQLSLDPHVAIPPPKIEIISKLLPARATVVYESYWRFAAERQEIFFARMKNSLPPWTSDPILRVHKFTNCYRASDRVSQYLIKNVIYSGDQSAPEVFFRTMLFKFFNKIETWERLTHAFGAVSFAEYSFDRYDAVLTKIIESGSRIYSAAYIMPSGGPKSPYSKKHRMHLKLLEQMMADILYAKLSDVQSMAKAFALLRSYPSIGDFLAYQFVTDLNYSPLLNFSEMEFVMPGPGARDGIRKCFSDLGGLDESDIIRMVTERQDIEFEQLGLSFKSLWGRPLQLIDCQNIFCEVDKYARVKHPEIAGITGRLRIKQKFTPIAKSIDYWYPPKWGLNHKIGLGTTP, from the coding sequence GTGATTAGGAAACGTTCACCTGAACAATATCAACTGAGCCTTGACCCGCATGTAGCCATCCCGCCACCAAAAATTGAAATCATCAGTAAGTTATTGCCAGCAAGGGCAACTGTCGTCTACGAAAGTTATTGGCGCTTTGCCGCTGAGAGGCAGGAAATTTTTTTTGCACGAATGAAAAACTCACTTCCTCCTTGGACCTCTGACCCAATTTTGCGGGTACACAAATTTACCAATTGTTACCGCGCTTCTGATCGCGTAAGCCAGTATCTTATAAAAAACGTCATATACTCAGGCGATCAAAGTGCTCCCGAAGTTTTCTTTCGGACCATGCTTTTCAAGTTCTTTAACAAAATTGAAACGTGGGAGCGGCTTACTCATGCGTTTGGGGCTGTATCCTTTGCTGAGTATTCTTTTGATCGTTATGACGCTGTCCTGACAAAAATCATCGAAAGTGGCTCAAGAATATATTCGGCAGCTTACATCATGCCATCAGGCGGCCCCAAATCACCATACTCAAAAAAGCATCGAATGCATCTCAAGTTGCTCGAGCAAATGATGGCAGACATACTTTATGCCAAGTTGTCGGATGTACAGTCTATGGCAAAAGCGTTCGCATTGTTGCGTTCTTATCCTTCTATTGGAGATTTCCTTGCCTATCAGTTCGTTACTGATTTAAATTACAGTCCTTTACTGAATTTTAGCGAGATGGAGTTTGTCATGCCAGGGCCTGGCGCGCGTGACGGCATTCGCAAGTGTTTCAGCGATCTGGGAGGGCTTGATGAGTCAGATATTATTAGGATGGTGACGGAAAGGCAGGATATCGAATTTGAACAACTTGGGCTATCATTCAAATCGCTTTGGGGGCGACCCTTGCAGTTGATTGACTGCCAGAATATATTTTGCGAGGTTGACAAGTATGCGCGAGTAAAGCACCCAGAAATTGCAGGAATAACGGGTCGCTTGAGGATTAAGCAAAAATTCACTCCGATAGCAAAATCTATTGACTATTGGTATCCACCGAAGTGGGGCTTAAACCATAAGATAGGACTAGGCACAACCCCATGA
- a CDS encoding TIR domain-containing protein, which produces MNQTRNVFISHHHKDDKHVDSLTDLLANNGCNIRNSSIRAKPANQERLDKGLVEDSTIRRLLRMKMSWAGTVIVLIGKETHERKWVNWEITEAVKQGKNIVGVYEQGLKDKPDIPEALSALGTSIVEWNPKSIIDAINGITSFQNPDGSPSPRKDGAHVRCA; this is translated from the coding sequence ATGAATCAGACAAGAAATGTATTTATTAGCCATCATCACAAAGACGATAAGCATGTTGATAGTTTAACTGATTTGCTTGCTAATAATGGATGCAACATTCGAAATAGCTCCATTCGTGCTAAACCAGCAAATCAAGAACGATTAGATAAGGGGCTTGTAGAAGATTCAACCATCAGGAGACTACTCAGGATGAAAATGTCGTGGGCGGGCACAGTGATAGTTCTCATTGGAAAGGAGACTCATGAAAGAAAATGGGTCAATTGGGAGATTACTGAAGCCGTTAAGCAGGGCAAAAACATAGTTGGAGTTTATGAACAAGGACTTAAAGACAAACCTGATATTCCCGAAGCATTGTCTGCCCTTGGGACATCAATAGTTGAATGGAACCCCAAGTCAATTATTGATGCAATTAATGGTATTACTTCTTTTCAAAACCCAGACGGCAGCCCAAGCCCGAGAAAGGACGGCGCTCACGTGAGGTGCGCATAA
- a CDS encoding TIR domain-containing protein has protein sequence MPSQYSPPLAIHFIWHPSDNDVIDPILKAVSKYLSRDINRPFSRNLNIPIFFYSSNNPIIVPNNNPQELATRNILFVFTSVNTRGRASWDSYISNLPCNETMRVVPVALTREGLGHGGEGCLKDINFIRAYEWHYESVVQNTILTMAHEIYRHGFVEIGEGDKGKSSSINIFLSHAKSGNTGRLHAETIKRFIENTNMSHFFDATTISPGFKFNEEIIKHIEDSTMVAICSDDYSSRYWCQREILCAKKYHRPMIAVNCLENYEDRIFPAGSNVPCVHISPKPPLSEPETLKVLTTAILETIRHCHALKSLEHYQVRGWIGDDCAIFSRPPEIRQILALKAEGTFTKICYPEPPIYSEEADWHHQLEIDTFTPLWSSSEDHSLNGLRVGISISEVPSDGFQENHLPLNQSIRLAQDLARHLLARSATLIYGGDLRKNGFTEFILDEAIALKNRLNTDVIHVENHLSWPIHKADKEMTAWRANYKAVMDTVEYDIPDDIANDIDKDNFLPPSTPQNKYIWSRCLTEMRVLSIDSSHARICAGGKLSGYSGKMPGVLEEILIAIDKSKPIYLLGAFGGVVGDVCKVLRKAPYPDSLTEAWQNSHNAGYVDVQTIASKYGMHADYRQVKTALEGIAIPTLSKNSGLDELTYLRLMETPFVDECIHLIMQGLKNLSL, from the coding sequence ATGCCTTCACAATATAGTCCTCCCCTTGCGATTCACTTCATTTGGCACCCGTCGGACAACGATGTTATTGATCCAATCCTCAAAGCAGTCTCAAAATACCTTTCTAGAGATATTAATCGACCATTTTCCCGTAACTTGAATATCCCCATCTTTTTTTATAGCTCCAATAATCCGATTATTGTACCAAACAACAACCCACAGGAACTCGCAACACGGAATATATTATTTGTATTTACAAGCGTAAACACGAGAGGACGTGCTTCGTGGGACAGCTATATAAGCAATCTTCCATGTAATGAGACAATGCGAGTTGTTCCCGTAGCGTTAACTCGCGAAGGGCTCGGGCACGGCGGAGAGGGATGCCTTAAGGATATTAATTTCATTCGCGCATACGAATGGCATTACGAGTCTGTGGTTCAAAATACGATACTTACCATGGCACATGAAATTTACCGTCACGGGTTTGTTGAAATTGGAGAAGGTGACAAGGGCAAATCGTCTTCCATAAATATATTTCTTAGCCACGCCAAAAGTGGGAACACTGGCCGCCTTCATGCGGAGACGATCAAGCGGTTTATTGAAAACACAAACATGTCGCACTTCTTTGATGCAACAACAATTTCCCCTGGATTTAAGTTCAATGAAGAGATAATCAAACACATTGAAGACTCAACAATGGTGGCAATTTGTAGCGATGACTACTCTTCACGATATTGGTGCCAACGGGAAATTTTGTGTGCAAAAAAGTATCACCGGCCAATGATTGCTGTTAACTGTTTGGAAAATTATGAAGACAGAATCTTTCCAGCAGGTTCAAATGTGCCATGCGTACATATATCGCCTAAGCCGCCGCTTAGTGAACCAGAAACTCTAAAGGTTCTTACCACTGCAATTTTGGAAACTATTCGTCATTGCCATGCTCTGAAATCGCTTGAGCACTATCAAGTACGTGGGTGGATTGGTGACGATTGTGCAATCTTTTCTCGCCCTCCGGAAATTCGTCAAATCCTTGCGTTGAAAGCAGAAGGTACGTTTACGAAAATCTGCTATCCAGAACCTCCTATTTACTCTGAGGAGGCAGATTGGCATCACCAGCTTGAAATTGACACGTTTACTCCTCTATGGAGTAGCTCTGAAGATCACTCTTTAAATGGTTTGAGAGTAGGCATTTCCATATCAGAAGTTCCAAGTGATGGATTCCAGGAAAATCATCTTCCATTAAATCAATCTATAAGACTTGCTCAAGACCTTGCTCGGCACCTGCTTGCCAGATCAGCAACTTTGATTTATGGAGGAGACTTGCGTAAGAACGGTTTTACAGAGTTTATCCTTGACGAAGCTATTGCATTAAAAAACCGCCTAAACACCGACGTCATCCATGTAGAGAACCACTTGTCGTGGCCAATCCACAAAGCTGACAAAGAAATGACCGCGTGGCGCGCAAATTATAAGGCAGTCATGGATACTGTTGAATACGACATTCCGGATGATATTGCCAACGATATCGATAAGGATAATTTCCTGCCACCGTCCACGCCTCAAAATAAATATATCTGGTCGCGATGTCTCACAGAGATGAGAGTGTTATCTATAGACTCCTCCCATGCTCGTATTTGTGCAGGTGGAAAGCTTTCGGGATACAGCGGGAAAATGCCGGGGGTTTTAGAAGAAATCCTTATCGCTATTGACAAGAGCAAGCCCATTTACCTGCTGGGCGCTTTTGGTGGTGTCGTGGGCGATGTTTGCAAAGTGCTACGCAAAGCGCCATATCCAGACTCACTTACAGAAGCATGGCAGAACAGCCACAACGCCGGATACGTTGATGTCCAAACAATCGCATCAAAATATGGTATGCACGCGGATTACAGACAGGTGAAGACGGCCCTTGAGGGAATCGCCATCCCCACTCTATCGAAAAATTCTGGGCTTGATGAATTAACCTATTTGCGATTGATGGAAACACCCTTTGTCGATGAATGTATTCATTTGATTATGCAGGGTCTAAAAAACTTATCTCTTTAA
- a CDS encoding HigA family addiction module antitoxin, translating into MTIKREDLEKMDYSDVSDGTKLAPVHPGEVLQHDFMEPLGVTQHRLAVTIGVPPRRINEIVHHKRGITADTALRLARFFGTTPDFWTSLQASYDMERVRPAILELLDAIPRLVQSPAAKNQRMAA; encoded by the coding sequence ATGACAATCAAGCGCGAAGATTTGGAAAAAATGGATTATTCGGATGTATCGGACGGGACGAAACTCGCCCCTGTTCATCCGGGAGAGGTGTTGCAGCATGACTTCATGGAGCCGTTGGGGGTGACCCAGCACCGGCTGGCGGTGACTATCGGGGTGCCTCCCCGCAGGATCAACGAAATCGTGCACCACAAACGGGGCATAACGGCGGATACCGCCTTGCGTCTGGCGCGGTTCTTCGGCACGACGCCGGATTTCTGGACATCGTTGCAGGCGTCCTACGACATGGAACGTGTCCGCCCCGCTATTCTGGAGCTGCTTGACGCCATCCCCCGGCTTGTTCAAAGCCCCGCTGCAAAAAATCAGAGAATGGCAGCGTAA